From the Trifolium pratense cultivar HEN17-A07 linkage group LG4, ARS_RC_1.1, whole genome shotgun sequence genome, the window CTGAAGCTCAAGAGGCCAATTTGATGTGTAAAAAAGACCTTCAAGAATTACGGTTATCTTGGAAAATAATGGATGGTGAATTTACAAAACCCCCTACTATTAATGCTGAACAACTACTAGAAGTGCTTCAACCTCATTCAAATCTCAAGAGGTTGAGAATAGATTACTATGAAGGATTATTGTTACCAAGTTGGATAAGTATTCTTAGTAATTTAGTTTCTCTTAGTCTTTGGGATTGCAAGAATTTTGGGCGGCTACCGTCATTGGGTAAACTACCATCTCTAAAGGAATTGTATTTAAACAAGATCGATAATCTAAAATACTTGGATGATGAATGTCAAGATAGTATGGAGGTGAGGGTTTTCCCATCTCTTGAGATACTCATGTTATATAAGTTACCAAACATAGAGGGGTTATTGAAAGTGGAAATAGGGGACATGTTTCCTTGTCTTTCTAAATTGGAAATCTCCTATTGCCCTAAACTTGCACTGCCATGTCTTCCATCTCTTAAAAAACTCTATGTCAGAGAATGTAACAATGAGTTACTGAGGTCAATCTCTACCTTCTGCAGTCTTACCAGGCTTACCCTTGTTGAATGCGGCAATGAAGGAATAACATCCTTCCCAGAGGGGATGTTCACAAACCTTACTTTTCTTCAGAAACTGACTATTAAGAATTTCCCAAAATTGAAGGAGTTACCATATCAACCCTTTAACCAAGCTTTGGAGTATCTGGAAATCTCTCAATGTGATGAGCTTGTGTCTTTACCAGAGAAAATTTGGGAAAGTCTACAATCCCTTCGATCTCTAAATATTGACAATTGCAAAGGATTGCGATGGTTGCCCAAGGGTATTCGACACCTCACTTCTCTTGAGGTTCTGAAAATTTATGGATGCCCAACATTAAAGGAACGATGCAAGGAGGGAAATGGGGAGGACTGGGACAAGATAGCGCATATTCCGACATTATTCATTTGGTGATGATGGTATTGCTTCTAATTTCAACAAGATATATCACATTTCCACCAAAATTGTTAGCCTTTCTATTCTCCCttcatctttcttttcattgagtttttcttttttacttgcATAGGTAAGTTTCATTTTCTTACTTTTTTGCTTGTTAGTTTAGGAAGTGAATatcccttttttgtttttaggaaTTGAAATTTACTAATATCATGTTTAGTTATAATTATAATCATTTTATCAACTTTGTCAATTTATGGCTTCAATTTTGTAATTTCTAGTCAGAACATTTTTCTGAAGTTTCTTGTCTGCTACAAAATCTGTTATTAAGGAATGTTCTTACCAATTCAAGGCCTCCGAAGGATTAACCTTTTTCTTGTCCTTATTGtgatcatatatattattttctcatTTCAGTTTCTTTGTGCAGGAATCACTTCCTTATTACACAGTTGTTTCTTGGAACATATTTTGAGTGAGGGAAGCGCCAAGATATAAATGTGTCATGCTCTTCAGTGGAAGTTCTTACAATATTAGTTGATTGAGCTCCTCCAAAAGTTCTCATAATGTGCTTTGTTATGGAAAATAAGATTCGCAACTTCTTGTCAGAAAATTCTGTTCTATATATAAACCAGAAACAATTTCCTTTCGTTTATATGATGTATCTGATTTTACAGTCTCATCATTGTTTCAATTTGTATTGACACAACTTTGATtgatctactttttttttattaatccatTTTCTCAGTTAGTATAACATAGCATTACAAAGATTTATTAATCCATTTTCTCATTGATATATCAAATGAATACATTGTAAATTACTCTATCTTTTAATTTTCAGTAACTAGAAGTCATGTTAAACTTTGACAGCTTTGACTCGAGCTGCGCAAACTTGTTCAACATATAGACCAGAACATTGGGGATAAGGTCAATAATTAGGCATTTATGAACATAACAAAATACAATAATATGAGATTAGCAAGTCTTTTGTCAAGAATACAAAAGTGAAATTCTCAAGCTTGAATTATACAAATACAAAATAAGGCAATCTAATACATAAATGGAAATATGTGGAAATGCAACAACAAGAATAAGTTGAAAACTACATACAGTCAGAAGTCAGAAATCAGAAATCCCAGAGATGATAAATCATTGTTCTTAACAATTTGATCAGAAGCAATTCTCACATAGAGACAAGACCCAAGAGTGTCAAATTCTGCAAACACATTAATAGAAATTGTTACTTCATGCATAATAAGAAATTCAATCAAAAGAAGGGTAGAAGAGGAAGATAAAGCTTACCAGATTGGGTCGaataagaggaagaaaaaacTGGAAGAACAACGTTCATGGAAGCATATAAGAATAATCAAGTTGTATCAATGCTCTCCAAAAGTTTACATTCTTTTTCCATTCTACCAAATCAGTAATTTTGGAATGTGCGCTATCTTATCCCAGTCCTCCCCTGTTTGCTCCTCGCAGCGCTTCTTTAATGTTGGGCAACCATGAATAGTCAAAACCTGAAGTGAAGTGAGTTGTCGAATACCTTCCGGCAAGGATCTCAATCCTTCACATTGAACAATATCGATCGTTCGAAGAGAAAGTGAACCTTCCCAAAGTTGCTCCGGCAAAGACTCAAGCTCACCACAACGATTGATACACAGATGTTCCAAAGAAAGATTGAAGGGTTCATTTGGCAATTCCATCAATTTTAGGAAATCAGATATTGTCAGAGTTTGAAGGGAGGTCAGGTTTCTTAACATACCGTCTGGGAGGGATGTCACATCTTCATTTTTATGAAGGTGAAGAGTTGTAAGACCATAGAAACTAGAGATTTGTCTCAGTAACTCGTTGTTACATCCATCTACAAATAGGTATTTAACAGATGAGAGGCGTGGCAACACAAGTTTAGGGCAATTTATGATGGTAAAATTAGAAAGATGGGGGAACATCTCTACACTTTCCACTTTCAACAATCGCTCTAAGTTTGGTAACCCATCTAATGAGAGTTCTTCTAGAGATGGGAAAGCCCTCACTTCCACACCATGGGGAGGTTCATCATCATCCATGTACTGCACATTATCCATCTGgcgtaaatatattttttttagacacGGCAGTTTGCTAAGTGCTGAAAGCTGCACGCAGTTGTCACAACCAGAAAGTTCAACAGAAATTAAACTACTCAGAATCCTGATCCAACTTGGTAAGGATAACCCATCATAGAGATCTATTTTCAACCTCTTAAGGTTTGAGTGGGGTTGAAGTGCTTCAATTACTTGCTCTGCACTAGTAGTTGGTCCCTCGGTAAATACTACACTTTTGCTCCATGACAAGCATAATTCTTGGATGTCCTTTTTACTCATCATATTGGCCTCTTGAGCTTCAGATAAACTACCAACATTTTTTAGGCCTTCGATGCTCAGTTTTCCCCCCAACTTTAGATCATGTAACTCTGTCAACTTGTGTCCCGTCTCCCGACGAACAATAAATACACTTAATGTTCTTAGGCAAGATAACTTTCCAATATTAGGAAAGAGAGAAGACAGTGAATTACAATCTTCGATGACAAGGTGTCTGAGATTCTGTAAGCAACTTAAGTGTTCAGGTAGATAACTAGTTTTCcaaaaacttttaaattttaagactTCCAAATTCTTCAATGTATGAATTGAGTCAGATATGTCTTCAAAGGTTGAGAAACCATAAAgttccaaatacctcaaatgaGTAAAGCTCTCAAGTGAAAATAACATTGAACAATCTATCCGTAAAACCCGCAGAGAGCTGTTTGTTGGGAAGCGACTTTGAGAAAAAGAGTGGCAGTTATAAAATTTTATACCATATAGTGTTCGCAAggattcaatttttttgaagGTACCTTCATTGATTGATAGCAAAGTGGGATAGTCAAAACTAATATGATGAGTGCTTCTTGATAAATCAGAGTTTGAGCTCTCCAAAATCATACACTCAGGCCCGGTAACAAATTGAGCTAGATCATGGAGAAGATCATGCATCTTAAAAGAAATGTCTTCTGAATCAACAGCCACCTTGATGTCTTGGAAGAATGATTTCTGGCACAATTCATTCCAGACCATATTGCCAACATCTTCTACTTCCAAATTTTTCCTAGATGAAATGAATCCATTAGCCATCCAAAGATGAATCAAATCTTCCTTCATCATTTCTGTATCTTTAGGAAATATAGCACAAAACGCGAAACACTGCTTCAAGGTTGGTGTTAAATATATGTAGCTCAATCTCAAAGCTGGCAAAATTGAATTCTCATCAGGTAAAGTCCAAATCTCACTATCTTTAATTTCAAGCCATTCCTTTTCTTGACTTCTTGAGCGCATTAGACCACCTAACGATTGTGCTGCAAGAGGTAATCCACCACACTTCTTGATGATTTCCTTGCCAATAGCCACAAGCTCTGCCCGCTCTTCTTTCCTATGTCCGAATGCATATTGTTTGAACAATAACAAACATTCGTCTTCAGAGAGACCAGATAGACAATGAGTTTCACAAGTTCCCATGATTCCTGCAACATCCCTGTCACGAGTGGAAACTAAAACCGCAGCACCTTTGGATCCACACGATAACACAGCTTTCAACTTATTCCAATTGTCCTGGCTTAATCCATATTCCAATTCCTGATTTCTTTTCCATACATCATCCAAGACCAACAAATATCTTTTACCTTGCAATCTTTCTTGCACTTTTGTTTGCATTACGTCTAAATTGGAGTCGTAACACTTATTTCTTGTGATAGATTCTATAATAGAACACAAAATCGTCTTGATAGAGAAAATCTCTGAAACACACACCCAAATTTTTGTATCAAAATGA encodes:
- the LOC123881776 gene encoding putative disease resistance protein RGA4: MAEALLGVVFENLLSLVQNEFSTISGIKSKAQKLSTTLDLINAVLEDAEHKQLTNRSIKVWLQQLKDAIYVLEDILDECSIESGRLKGASSSKLKNIMLRRKIGNKFKEITSRFNQIAESKNKFLLQVVGTVRERQQEVAVWRQTTSIIAEPKVYGREDDKEKIVEFLLTQARGSDFLPVYSIVGLGGVGKTTLAQLVFNDQRVSIHFDTKIWVCVSEIFSIKTILCSIIESITRNKCYDSNLDVMQTKVQERLQGKRYLLVLDDVWKRNQELEYGLSQDNWNKLKAVLSCGSKGAAVLVSTRDRDVAGIMGTCETHCLSGLSEDECLLLFKQYAFGHRKEERAELVAIGKEIIKKCGGLPLAAQSLGGLMRSRSQEKEWLEIKDSEIWTLPDENSILPALRLSYIYLTPTLKQCFAFCAIFPKDTEMMKEDLIHLWMANGFISSRKNLEVEDVGNMVWNELCQKSFFQDIKVAVDSEDISFKMHDLLHDLAQFVTGPECMILESSNSDLSRSTHHISFDYPTLLSINEGTFKKIESLRTLYGIKFYNCHSFSQSRFPTNSSLRVLRIDCSMLFSLESFTHLRYLELYGFSTFEDISDSIHTLKNLEVLKFKSFWKTSYLPEHLSCLQNLRHLVIEDCNSLSSLFPNIGKLSCLRTLSVFIVRRETGHKLTELHDLKLGGKLSIEGLKNVGSLSEAQEANMMSKKDIQELCLSWSKSVVFTEGPTTSAEQVIEALQPHSNLKRLKIDLYDGLSLPSWIRILSSLISVELSGCDNCVQLSALSKLPCLKKIYLRQMDNVQYMDDDEPPHGVEVRAFPSLEELSLDGLPNLERLLKVESVEMFPHLSNFTIINCPKLVLPRLSSVKYLFVDGCNNELLRQISSFYGLTTLHLHKNEDVTSLPDGMLRNLTSLQTLTISDFLKLMELPNEPFNLSLEHLCINRCGELESLPEQLWEGSLSLRTIDIVQCEGLRSLPEGIRQLTSLQVLTIHGCPTLKKRCEEQTGEDWDKIAHIPKLLIW